One part of the Tachyglossus aculeatus isolate mTacAcu1 chromosome 26, mTacAcu1.pri, whole genome shotgun sequence genome encodes these proteins:
- the NPHS1 gene encoding nephrin isoform X4, which translates to MEDEKSSPALVVACLIVGNIVVLLSGLALFAESVWVASDPYRVYPTLGVSGKDDVFAGAWISIFTGFAFFLVGSLGLVALLRRSRSMLLTYLVLMLIVYVFESASSITAHTHQDYMASDPSLITKQMLMHYSAPDHQGRELTRLWDSIMVEKECCGTSGPLDWVQYTSTFRTSTPEEVFPWPPPCCRRDPNFIPLSEEGCRVGHRDYIFTKGCFEHIAHAIDSYAWGVSWFGFAILMWTLPVFLLTLYHYTTL; encoded by the exons ATGGAAGACGAGAAGAGTTCACCTGCGCTGGTCGTCGCCTGTCTGATAGTGGGGAACATCGTCGTCCTG CTGTCCGGGCTGGCGCTGTTTGCCGAGTCCGTGTGGGTGGCGTCCGATCCATACCGCGTGTACCCGACGCTCGGCGTGTCCGGGAAAGACGACGTCTTCGCCGGGGCCTGGATCTCCATCTTCACCGGTTTTGCTTTCTTCCTGGTGGGCAGCCTCGGCCTCGTGGCGCTGCTCCGGCGGAGTCGGTCCATGCTCCTGACG TATCTGGTGCTGATGCTGATAGTGTACGTGTTTGAAAGCGCCTCGTCCATCACCGCACACACCCATCAGGACTAC ATGGCCTCCGACCCGTCGCTCATCACCAAGCAGATGTTGATGCACTACAGCGCCCCTGACCACCAGGGCCGAGAACTGACCCGCCTGTGGGACAGCatcatggtggag AAagagtgctgtgggacttcagGGCCTCTGGACTGGGTGCAGTATACGTCGACGTTCCGCACCTCGACCCCTGAGGAAGTGTTCCCCTGGCCGCCTCCCTGCTGCCGAAGGGACCCCAACTTCATCCCGCTCAGCGAGGAGGGCTGCCGCGTCGGCCACCGGGATTATATCTTCACCAAG GGTTGCTTTGAGCACATTGCCCACGCCATCGACAGCTACGCTTGGGGGGTTTCCTGGTTCGGATTCGCCATCCTCATGTGGACC CTGCCTGTCTTCCTGCTGACCCTGTACCATTACACCACCCTCTGA